A region of Nitrospinota bacterium DNA encodes the following proteins:
- the nifX gene encoding nitrogen fixation protein NifX, with translation MRVAFATKDGVSVNDHFGWARDFLLYDVSADGTSKAGKITFDGGELDERGNDDKLSGKIDALAGCHIVYSEAIGGSAAARLTNRKILPMVARDERSITGILDMVKTALSGPTPPWLRKITQTSDPSRFDRFDEEDGD, from the coding sequence ATTCGCGTGGCGTTCGCCACCAAAGATGGAGTGAGCGTGAACGACCATTTCGGGTGGGCGCGGGATTTCCTTTTATACGACGTTTCGGCGGACGGGACATCAAAGGCCGGCAAGATAACCTTCGATGGCGGCGAGCTGGACGAGCGGGGAAACGACGACAAACTGTCCGGCAAGATAGACGCCCTGGCCGGATGCCACATCGTTTACAGCGAGGCCATCGGCGGCTCCGCGGCGGCCCGGCTTACCAACAGGAAGATACTGCCCATGGTGGCGCGGGACGAGCGTTCTATAACGGGCATATTGGACATGGTCAAGACAGCTCTTTCCGGACCCACCCCGCCGTGGCTAAGGAAGATAACGCAAACCAGCGACCCGTCGCGGTTCGACAGGTTCGATGAAGAAGACGGCGACTGA
- the nifN gene encoding nitrogenase iron-molybdenum cofactor biosynthesis protein NifN translates to MKHYSGNPIKLSQPAGAALAFMGVKGSIPMWHGAQGCTAFSKILFIQHFREPMPFQTTALTHTTVVMGGDGNALEAMENVKKEARFIGLLTTGVTEASGSDINRIAKTFAEANPGLPLVAVGAPDFEGSLETGYVKACEAMIKTLAKPRTSPRKKQVAVFAGPYVTPGEVEEIRNIIEDSGLRPVIFPDLGDSLNGYLADDDFSPCSIGGVTVEEIETLADSALTLSVGSSMKPLAESFAKENGLPAAHYDSLATIDELDGFHKMLSEIFRVSVPSRYRKQRKYFMDALLDTQFYFHGKRAGVAGDPEFVTRWAQALKSMGVEVATAVSIKSGFGDATDLEEFREKLTEEPVDILIGNSHVAEMAGEMGLPAVRSGMPVYDKLGEPQTVRMGYRGAAGLYMELANAFVAGAGHTEPWMSPLRASLHATEELGR, encoded by the coding sequence ATGAAACATTATTCGGGCAACCCCATAAAACTCTCCCAGCCCGCCGGGGCGGCGTTGGCGTTCATGGGGGTAAAAGGCTCCATCCCCATGTGGCACGGCGCGCAGGGATGTACGGCCTTCTCGAAAATCCTGTTCATCCAGCATTTCCGTGAGCCCATGCCGTTTCAGACCACGGCGCTAACCCACACCACCGTGGTGATGGGCGGCGACGGCAACGCTCTGGAAGCCATGGAGAACGTAAAGAAAGAGGCGCGGTTCATAGGGTTGCTGACCACCGGGGTCACGGAAGCTTCCGGGTCGGACATAAACCGCATCGCAAAAACATTCGCGGAGGCCAACCCTGGCTTGCCATTGGTGGCTGTGGGCGCGCCGGATTTCGAAGGCTCGCTGGAGACCGGCTACGTGAAAGCCTGTGAGGCCATGATAAAGACGCTGGCCAAACCCCGGACATCGCCCCGCAAAAAGCAGGTGGCCGTGTTCGCCGGGCCTTATGTGACCCCCGGCGAGGTGGAGGAGATAAGGAACATTATCGAAGATTCCGGTTTGCGACCCGTAATATTCCCGGACCTGGGCGACAGCCTGAACGGCTATCTGGCCGATGATGATTTTTCCCCCTGCTCCATAGGCGGGGTGACCGTTGAAGAGATCGAAACATTGGCCGACTCCGCCCTGACGCTATCCGTTGGAAGCTCCATGAAGCCGCTGGCGGAATCATTCGCCAAAGAAAACGGCCTGCCCGCCGCCCATTACGACAGTCTTGCCACCATAGACGAGCTGGACGGGTTTCATAAAATGCTCTCTGAAATATTCAGGGTTTCCGTTCCCAGCCGTTACCGGAAGCAAAGAAAATATTTTATGGACGCCCTGCTGGACACGCAGTTCTATTTTCACGGCAAACGGGCTGGCGTGGCGGGCGACCCTGAATTCGTGACCCGGTGGGCGCAGGCGCTCAAATCCATGGGGGTGGAAGTGGCCACGGCCGTATCCATCAAGTCCGGTTTCGGCGACGCTACGGATCTGGAGGAGTTCAGGGAAAAGCTTACAGAGGAGCCGGTGGATATTCTAATCGGTAACAGCCATGTGGCGGAGATGGCCGGGGAGATGGGTTTGCCTGCTGTCCGTAGCGGGATGCCGGTATATGACAAACTCGGTGAGCCGCAAACCGTCCGCATGGGTTACCGGGGCGCCGCCGGGCTTTATATGGAGTTGGCCAACGCGTTTGTGGCGGGCGCTGGGCATACGGAGCCATGGATGTCGCCTCTGCGGGCCAGTCTGCATGCCACGGAAGAATTGGGGAGGTGA
- a CDS encoding nitrogen fixation protein NifZ, which produces MSVAKFQVGDCARLLYDIVSDGTVYGMRRGELIQRAGAVGYVKRQGWFLDSLVYDIHFMDGDKIIGCREHELQEGLKPWAPPLFAKGELVKSPLGLTKNGVEMAPAGATGTIRAVRHMEPHGYVYEVLFDKAAPGLLVVSGSQLENTGTRV; this is translated from the coding sequence ATGAGCGTGGCGAAATTCCAGGTGGGCGATTGCGCCCGGCTTTTATACGACATCGTCAGCGACGGCACCGTTTACGGCATGAGACGCGGAGAGCTTATCCAGCGCGCCGGGGCCGTGGGCTATGTGAAACGCCAGGGCTGGTTCCTGGATAGCCTGGTGTACGACATTCATTTCATGGATGGCGACAAAATCATTGGGTGCCGGGAGCATGAGCTTCAGGAGGGGTTGAAGCCGTGGGCTCCCCCATTGTTCGCAAAGGGCGAGTTGGTGAAATCACCCCTAGGGCTTACTAAAAACGGTGTAGAGATGGCTCCGGCGGGCGCCACCGGGACCATTCGCGCGGTGCGGCACATGGAACCGCACGGGTACGTTTACGAAGTCCTGTTCGATAAAGCGGCGCCCGGGCTTTTGGTGGTGTCCGGAAGCCAGTTGGAAAATACCGGAACCAGGGTTTAA
- the nifK gene encoding nitrogenase molybdenum-iron protein subunit beta — translation MTEQLKVRDHNELFHLEEYQVSRDKKKEFEKGASPEKLAETRAYTCSEDYLKKNFDRKALTINPAKACQPLGALLAAVGFDGCMPYVHGSQGCAAYFRSHFIRHFKEPFAAVSDSMTEDAAVFGGQKNMIEGLKNAYALYKPKIMAVSTTCMAEVIGDDLNAFIKNSRKEGAVPDGLPIPFAHTPSFVGSHVTGYDNMMRGMLFHLAQNVKATEKDNGKINIIPGFDGFTVGNIREIRRILDLMGVDYIILGDNSETLDTPQDGEYHMYYGGTTIEEVAQARNAKATFALLPDSVEKSVTTLMKDDWGQPFEASIVPLGLSGVDNWLMKVSEITGKPVPKALEAERGRALDAMTDSGYYLHGKRFAIYGDPSYVEALVDFYMEMGAEPAHIVVTNGSKRWGRALQKKLEGSDFGKNAKVHHGADLWHLRSLMIAEPVDFLVGNTHGKILAREMKVPLIRLGFPIFDRHHLHRYATFGYQGIINILQWTVNTLLDDVDNKAGDFNLDFVR, via the coding sequence ATGACAGAACAGCTGAAAGTCCGGGACCACAACGAGCTTTTCCACCTGGAAGAGTACCAGGTATCCCGTGATAAGAAGAAAGAGTTCGAGAAAGGCGCATCGCCGGAGAAACTGGCGGAGACGAGGGCCTACACCTGCTCCGAAGATTACCTGAAGAAGAATTTCGACAGGAAAGCCCTCACCATAAACCCTGCCAAGGCGTGCCAGCCTTTGGGGGCGTTGCTGGCGGCGGTGGGGTTCGACGGGTGCATGCCTTACGTCCACGGCTCCCAGGGATGCGCGGCCTATTTCCGCTCTCATTTCATCCGGCATTTCAAGGAGCCCTTCGCGGCCGTGTCAGACTCCATGACGGAAGACGCGGCGGTGTTCGGCGGCCAGAAGAACATGATAGAGGGGTTGAAAAACGCCTACGCCCTTTACAAACCCAAGATAATGGCCGTCTCCACCACTTGCATGGCGGAAGTCATCGGGGACGACCTCAACGCGTTCATCAAGAACTCTCGCAAGGAAGGGGCGGTTCCGGACGGCCTGCCCATCCCCTTCGCGCACACGCCGTCTTTCGTGGGTAGCCATGTTACCGGTTACGACAACATGATGCGCGGGATGCTGTTCCATCTGGCCCAGAACGTGAAGGCCACCGAGAAAGACAACGGGAAGATAAACATCATCCCCGGGTTCGACGGGTTCACCGTGGGCAACATCCGCGAGATCCGGAGGATCCTGGATCTGATGGGGGTGGACTACATCATCCTCGGCGACAACAGCGAAACGCTGGACACACCGCAGGACGGCGAGTACCACATGTACTACGGCGGCACCACCATAGAGGAAGTGGCCCAGGCGCGCAACGCCAAAGCCACCTTCGCCCTTCTGCCGGACAGCGTGGAGAAATCCGTGACCACACTGATGAAGGATGACTGGGGCCAGCCTTTCGAGGCATCCATAGTGCCGCTGGGGCTTTCGGGCGTGGACAACTGGCTGATGAAAGTCAGCGAGATCACCGGCAAACCGGTCCCCAAGGCGCTGGAGGCCGAGCGCGGCAGGGCGCTGGACGCAATGACCGATTCCGGCTATTACCTCCACGGCAAACGGTTCGCCATATACGGCGACCCCTCTTACGTGGAAGCGCTGGTGGATTTCTACATGGAAATGGGAGCCGAGCCCGCTCACATAGTGGTCACCAATGGCTCCAAACGCTGGGGCCGGGCATTGCAGAAAAAGCTGGAAGGAAGCGATTTCGGCAAAAACGCCAAAGTCCATCACGGAGCGGACCTGTGGCACCTGAGGTCCCTTATGATCGCAGAGCCGGTGGATTTCCTGGTGGGCAACACCCACGGGAAAATCCTGGCGCGGGAGATGAAAGTTCCGTTGATACGCCTTGGGTTCCCGATTTTCGACAGGCACCACCTGCACAGGTACGCCACCTTCGGCTATCAGGGGATAATCAACATCCTGCAGTGGACCGTGAACACGCTGTTGGACGACGTGGACAACAAGGCAGGCGATTTCAACCTGGACTTCGTGAGGTAG
- the nifE gene encoding nitrogenase iron-molybdenum cofactor biosynthesis protein NifE, which produces MNLSTIRELYKEPACSHNAGKKDASCPRPTPGKAAGGCSFDGAQITLAPITDAAHVVHGPIGCVGNTWNNRGSLSSGPRMNRMAFTTDLNNNDVVFGGEKKLYKAVREIAAKYSPPAIFVYQTCVTSMIGDDLEALCKAVSAKAGVPVIPVDAPGFTGTKNFGNRLAGDSLLKNVIGTREPVTYHPFNVNLIGEFNIAGELWGILPLLDRLNIRLICSLSGDARFHEVAMMHRANVNMMVCSRALLNVARRMKEKYGIPYFEGSFYGSGNTSEALITIARLIGDEGLIKRAEALAVEETARIAPRLEKLRERLSGKKALLYTGGVKSWSIVGALQELGMKVVATGTKKSTEEDKARIKNLMGEEAELISEGAPRKLLEVFKRHGADILLAGGRNQYTALKARIPFVDVNQERHIPFTGYDGHVRLAGAVAGAIESPAFRMARTPEPFGDPL; this is translated from the coding sequence GTGAACCTCTCCACCATCAGGGAGCTTTATAAAGAGCCCGCGTGTTCCCACAACGCCGGGAAAAAGGACGCATCCTGCCCCCGCCCAACCCCTGGAAAGGCGGCGGGCGGATGCTCCTTCGATGGCGCGCAGATAACCTTGGCGCCCATCACCGACGCGGCCCATGTGGTCCACGGGCCCATCGGGTGCGTGGGCAACACGTGGAACAACCGGGGGTCGCTCTCCAGCGGCCCCAGGATGAACCGGATGGCATTCACCACGGATCTAAACAACAACGACGTGGTCTTCGGCGGCGAGAAGAAGTTATATAAGGCCGTGCGGGAGATCGCGGCCAAATACAGCCCACCCGCCATATTCGTTTACCAGACCTGCGTGACCTCCATGATCGGCGATGACCTGGAGGCGCTGTGCAAGGCCGTGTCGGCCAAGGCTGGAGTTCCGGTAATCCCGGTTGACGCGCCCGGTTTCACGGGGACAAAAAATTTCGGCAACAGGCTGGCGGGGGACAGCCTTCTGAAGAATGTGATAGGAACAAGGGAACCGGTAACATATCACCCATTTAACGTAAACCTCATCGGCGAGTTCAATATCGCCGGGGAGCTTTGGGGGATACTGCCGCTTCTGGACCGGCTCAACATACGCCTTATCTGTTCCCTCTCGGGGGACGCCCGGTTCCATGAAGTTGCCATGATGCACAGGGCCAATGTGAATATGATGGTGTGCTCCCGCGCCCTGCTGAACGTGGCCCGCAGGATGAAGGAGAAATACGGCATCCCGTATTTCGAGGGTTCGTTCTACGGCTCCGGCAACACATCGGAGGCGCTAATTACCATTGCCCGGCTCATAGGCGATGAGGGCTTGATAAAACGCGCCGAAGCGCTGGCTGTCGAGGAGACGGCCCGCATAGCGCCCAGGTTGGAAAAACTCAGGGAACGGCTCTCCGGCAAGAAAGCGTTGCTTTATACCGGTGGCGTGAAAAGCTGGTCCATCGTGGGCGCCTTGCAGGAACTGGGCATGAAGGTGGTAGCCACGGGCACCAAAAAATCCACAGAGGAAGACAAAGCGCGGATAAAAAACCTCATGGGCGAAGAGGCGGAGCTTATCAGCGAAGGGGCGCCAAGAAAGCTTCTGGAGGTGTTCAAACGTCACGGGGCGGACATCCTGCTGGCCGGTGGCAGGAACCAGTACACGGCGCTGAAAGCCCGGATACCATTCGTGGATGTGAACCAGGAGCGGCACATCCCTTTCACCGGGTACGACGGGCATGTGCGGTTGGCCGGGGCGGTGGCTGGCGCCATAGAATCCCCTGCGTTCCGTATGGCGCGGACGCCAGAGCCTTTCGGAGACCCGCTATGA
- the nifH gene encoding nitrogenase iron protein: MRQCATYGKGGIGKSTTTQNMVAALAEMGKKVMIVGCDPKADSTRLILHSKAQNTVMELAAKAGSVEDLELEDVMMEGFGGVRCAEAGGPEPGVGCAGRGVITAINFLEEEGAYTDDLDFVFYDVLGDVVCGGFAMPIRENKAQEIYIVVSGEMMAMYAANNIAKGILKYANSGGVRLGGLICNSRNTDREDELISALAERLGSQMIHFLPRDNIVQRAELRRMTVIEYDPKCKQADEYRTLARKVVENKKLVVPTPLTMDDLEELLMTYGILEEEDTSIIGKTAAEEAGAPA, translated from the coding sequence ATGAGACAGTGCGCCACATACGGAAAAGGCGGGATAGGCAAATCCACCACCACGCAGAACATGGTGGCCGCCCTTGCCGAAATGGGAAAGAAAGTAATGATAGTGGGTTGCGACCCCAAAGCGGATTCCACCCGTCTCATCCTTCACTCCAAAGCGCAAAACACAGTTATGGAGCTGGCCGCCAAGGCCGGATCCGTGGAGGACCTGGAGCTGGAGGACGTGATGATGGAGGGTTTCGGCGGCGTGCGTTGCGCCGAGGCCGGCGGGCCGGAGCCGGGCGTGGGTTGCGCGGGCCGGGGTGTTATCACCGCCATCAACTTCCTTGAGGAAGAGGGCGCCTACACCGACGACCTGGATTTCGTGTTCTACGACGTTCTCGGCGACGTGGTGTGCGGAGGGTTCGCCATGCCCATCCGCGAGAACAAGGCCCAGGAGATATACATAGTGGTGTCCGGCGAGATGATGGCCATGTACGCGGCCAACAACATCGCCAAGGGCATCCTCAAATACGCAAACTCCGGCGGGGTGCGGCTGGGCGGGCTTATCTGCAACAGCAGGAACACCGACCGGGAGGACGAGCTGATAAGCGCCCTGGCTGAAAGGCTTGGTAGCCAGATGATCCATTTCCTCCCCCGCGACAATATTGTGCAGAGGGCGGAGCTTCGCAGGATGACGGTTATAGAGTACGACCCCAAGTGCAAACAGGCCGATGAATACCGCACCCTGGCCAGGAAGGTTGTGGAGAACAAGAAGCTGGTGGTGCCAACCCCGCTCACCATGGACGACCTGGAAGAGTTGCTGATGACCTACGGCATCCTGGAGGAAGAGGACACCTCCATAATCGGCAAAACCGCGGCGGAAGAGGCGGGCGCGCCGGCGTAA
- the nifD gene encoding nitrogenase molybdenum-iron protein alpha chain encodes MSNPLTIESGQKIITEVLAAYPEAARADREKHLYVNDQSMDTASSCVSANRKSLPGVMTIRGCAYAGSKGVVWGPVKDMVHISHGPIGCGQYSWGTRRNYSSGEYGIDNFVVFQITSDFQERDIVFGGDKKLEQMMREIVEMFPLAKGISIMSECPVGLIGDDIEAVAKRMSVELNMPIVPVRCEGFRGVSQSLGHHIANDSVRDHILGKAEPDVTTDYDVTLLGDYNIGGDAWASRLILEEMGLRVIGQWSGDATLNEMQTVHKSKLNLLHCYRSMNYICRTMEEKYGIPWMEYNFFGPSKIEASIRAIAARFDAKIQANAEKVIARHKPLMEAVIGQYRPRLEGKKVMLYVGGLRPRHVIGAYEDLGMEVIGAGYEFGHNDDYDRTIKEAKNATLIYDDVTNYEFEKFVEKLKPDLVGSGIKEKYTFQKMGVPFRQMHSWDYSGPYHGYDGFGVFARDMDMAVNAPAYKMITPPWKGKA; translated from the coding sequence ATGTCAAATCCGCTTACCATTGAGAGCGGCCAGAAGATAATCACCGAAGTGCTGGCGGCGTATCCCGAGGCGGCCCGGGCCGACCGCGAGAAGCACCTTTACGTTAACGACCAGAGCATGGATACGGCCAGCTCCTGCGTGTCCGCCAACCGCAAATCGTTGCCGGGCGTGATGACCATCCGAGGGTGCGCTTACGCCGGATCCAAGGGGGTGGTGTGGGGGCCTGTCAAGGACATGGTGCACATATCCCACGGCCCCATCGGGTGCGGCCAGTACAGCTGGGGCACCCGCAGGAACTACTCATCGGGCGAGTACGGGATAGACAATTTCGTGGTGTTCCAGATAACCAGCGATTTCCAGGAGAGGGACATCGTTTTCGGCGGTGATAAAAAACTCGAGCAGATGATGCGCGAGATTGTGGAGATGTTCCCCCTGGCCAAAGGCATCTCGATAATGAGCGAATGTCCGGTGGGGCTCATCGGCGACGACATAGAGGCCGTGGCCAAGCGGATGAGTGTGGAGCTTAACATGCCCATCGTGCCGGTCCGGTGCGAGGGGTTCCGGGGCGTCTCCCAGTCGCTGGGGCATCACATAGCCAACGATTCGGTGCGGGACCACATCCTGGGCAAGGCCGAGCCGGACGTTACCACCGATTACGACGTGACCCTGCTGGGGGATTACAACATCGGCGGCGACGCGTGGGCCAGCAGGCTGATACTGGAGGAGATGGGCCTTCGGGTCATCGGCCAGTGGAGTGGAGACGCCACGCTTAATGAGATGCAGACGGTCCACAAGTCGAAACTCAATCTCCTTCATTGTTACCGGTCCATGAACTACATCTGCCGGACCATGGAGGAGAAGTACGGCATTCCGTGGATGGAATATAACTTCTTCGGCCCCTCCAAGATAGAGGCGTCCATCCGCGCCATCGCCGCCCGGTTCGACGCGAAGATCCAGGCCAACGCCGAGAAGGTGATAGCCAGGCACAAGCCCCTGATGGAAGCGGTGATAGGCCAATACCGGCCCCGGCTGGAAGGCAAGAAAGTGATGCTCTATGTTGGCGGCCTTCGCCCGCGCCACGTGATAGGCGCATACGAGGATTTGGGGATGGAGGTTATCGGCGCCGGTTACGAGTTCGGCCATAACGACGATTATGACCGCACCATAAAGGAGGCCAAGAACGCCACCCTCATATACGACGACGTGACCAACTACGAGTTCGAGAAATTCGTGGAGAAGCTCAAGCCGGACCTCGTGGGCTCGGGCATCAAGGAGAAGTACACGTTCCAGAAAATGGGCGTGCCTTTCCGCCAGATGCACTCGTGGGATTATTCGGGCCCCTATCACGGATACGACGGTTTCGGCGTGTTCGCCAGGGACATGGACATGGCGGTGAACGCGCCAGCTTACAAGATGATAACGCCGCCCTGGAAGGGCAAGGCCTAG
- the fdxB gene encoding ferredoxin III, nif-specific, which translates to MSANVAYRKNGESYVPQYLTEMSIADCIGCGRCYKVCGQGVFTLVDRASLGLEEDDYEDEGAMVMTIANDGLCIGCQACSRVCAKGCHSFKPGLAA; encoded by the coding sequence ATGAGCGCAAACGTCGCGTACAGAAAGAACGGGGAAAGCTACGTTCCCCAGTACCTCACCGAAATGAGCATCGCCGATTGCATAGGTTGCGGCCGGTGCTACAAGGTGTGCGGGCAGGGGGTTTTCACCCTGGTGGACAGGGCGTCTTTGGGGTTGGAAGAGGACGATTACGAGGACGAGGGCGCCATGGTGATGACCATAGCCAACGATGGCCTTTGCATCGGTTGCCAGGCATGCTCCAGGGTCTGCGCGAAAGGTTGCCATTCGTTCAAGCCGGGCCTGGCGGCCTGA
- the draG gene encoding ADP-ribosyl-[dinitrogen reductase] hydrolase gives MTREDVRRRALASYLGLAVGDALGATTEFMTPREVQSAFGIHKEITGGGWLRLKPGKVTDDTEMALALGAALLARRGMDAKSVADAFVGWMRSKPVDIGGTVRRGIQRYIVNGSTVAEASDQSAGNGAAMRNLPVAIATLNDDGLFREWTITQATITHNNPQSDVGCLLLGDITRQAILKGQSAPLHTLARGWVTLYPEFDLKKFKTADTSGYIVHTVRVALNYFFNTTDFESCLIGVVNLGGDADTNAALAGQMAGAFYGLDSIPSRWLKKLDPAVKTRIEEQVEGLMKLAFP, from the coding sequence ATGACTCGGGAAGACGTCCGCCGCAGGGCGCTGGCGTCTTACTTGGGGCTTGCGGTGGGGGACGCCCTTGGGGCCACCACCGAGTTTATGACGCCCAGGGAGGTGCAGTCGGCCTTCGGAATCCATAAAGAGATAACTGGCGGCGGCTGGTTGCGCCTCAAGCCGGGCAAGGTCACCGATGACACCGAGATGGCCCTGGCGCTAGGCGCCGCGTTGCTGGCCCGCCGCGGGATGGACGCCAAATCCGTTGCCGACGCTTTTGTGGGATGGATGCGCTCAAAGCCGGTGGACATCGGCGGAACGGTGCGGCGGGGCATCCAGCGATATATAGTAAACGGCTCCACCGTGGCCGAGGCTTCAGACCAGTCCGCCGGGAACGGGGCCGCCATGCGGAACCTGCCGGTGGCCATCGCCACTTTGAACGATGACGGGCTTTTCCGCGAATGGACCATCACACAGGCCACCATCACCCATAACAATCCCCAGTCGGACGTGGGTTGCCTTCTGCTGGGGGACATCACCCGGCAGGCCATTTTAAAAGGCCAGTCGGCTCCGCTCCACACGCTGGCGCGGGGCTGGGTTACGCTTTACCCGGAGTTTGACCTGAAAAAGTTCAAGACAGCCGACACCAGCGGTTACATTGTCCATACCGTAAGGGTGGCGCTAAACTATTTTTTCAATACCACAGATTTTGAATCCTGCCTTATCGGCGTTGTGAACCTTGGGGGCGATGCGGATACCAACGCCGCCCTGGCGGGGCAGATGGCCGGGGCGTTTTACGGCCTGGACTCCATACCATCAAGGTGGCTCAAAAAGCTGGATCCCGCCGTGAAAACGCGCATTGAAGAGCAGGTGGAGGGTTTGATGAAGCTTGCGTTCCCATGA